One window from the genome of Epinephelus moara isolate mb chromosome 21, YSFRI_EMoa_1.0, whole genome shotgun sequence encodes:
- the LOC126408748 gene encoding serine/threonine-protein kinase tousled-like 1-B isoform X2: MSVQSNSGSGGGSLEATPSWSQLSSSPTISQQHITATAKSKEGPMEELHSLDPRRQELLEARFTGAVSGNTVGSTGSTSGGAKGLANESSNHSYGSLGSSSDKESETPEKKHSETSRGRKRKADTYSESSQGKTSTRGPKISDYFDFQQGGNGSSPVRGLPSARRSPQNSHSAPGSIIRQNSSSPTSLSFGEHNPKASSSKCVQTELTGLKLAALESNKSLDLEKKEGRIDDLLRANCDLRRQIDEQQKLLEKYKERLNKCITMSKKLLIEKSTQEKQSCREKSMQDRLRLGHFTTVRHGASYTEQWTDGYAFQNLIKQQEGINQQREDIERQRKLLAKRKPPNPASPSLSVASTSEPKQRKTKVVNGNDSDPFLKPSLPQLLTLAEYHEQEEIFKLRLGHLKKEEAEIQAELERLERVRNLHIRELKRINNEDSSAFKDHPTLNERYLLLHLLGRGGFSEVYKAFDLFEQRYAAVKIHQLNKNWREEKKENYHKHACREYRIHKQLDHPRIVKLYDYFSLDTDTFCTVLEFCEGNDLDFYLKQNKLMSEKEARSIVMQIVSALRYLNEIKPPIIHYDLKPGNILLVDGTACGEIKITDFGLSKIMDDDNYGVDGMDLTSQGAGTYWYLPPECFVVGKEPPKISNKVDVWSVGVIFFQCLYGRKPFGHNQSQQDILQENTILKATEVQFPAKPQASTEAKAFIRRCLAYRKEDRFDVHQLCSDSYLLPHMRRSNSSGSLQPSASSLPTY; encoded by the exons ATGAGTGTCCAAAGTAACAGTGGAAGTGGTGGTGGAAGTTTGGAGGCGACGCCATCTTGGTCGCAGCTCTCCTCGTCCCCAACGATTTCTCAACAACATATAACGGCGACCGCAAAGAGCAAGGAAG GCCCAATGGAGGAGCTGCACAGCCTGGACCCCAGGagacaggagctgctggaggcCAGGTTCACAGGGGCTGTCAGTGGCAACACAGTAGGCAGCACTGGGAGCACCAGCGGAGGTGCTAAG GGTCTGGCCAACGAGTCGTCTAACCACAGCTATGGCAGTCTGGGCTCATCTAGCGACAAGGAGTCAGAG ACCCCAGAGAAGAAGCACTCTGAGACGTCCAgagggaggaaaaggaaagctgATACCTATTCAGAGAGTAGTCAAG GGAAGACTTCCACACGCGGGCCCAAGATCAGCGACTACTTTGAT TTCCAGCAGGGTGGAAATGGTTCCAGTCCAGTCAGAGGACTCCCATCGGCTCGCCGCTCTCCACAGAACTCACACTCTGCCCCGGGCTCTATC ATCCGGCAGAACAGCTCCTCTCCTACGAGTCTGTCTTTTGGGGAACACAATCCTAAAGCTTCCTCCAGCAAGTGTGTCCAG ACGGAGCTGACAGGCTTGAAACTCGCTGCTCTGGAGAGCAACAAGAGTCTGgacctggaaaaaaaagaggggcGAATAGACGACCTGCTCAGG GCTAACTGTGACCTGCGGCGACAGATAGACGAACAGCAGAAACTCCTGGAAAAATACAAAGAGAGGCTCAATAAGTGCATCACCATGAGCAAGAAACTGCTTATAGAGAAG AGCACCCAGGAGAAGCAGTCGTGTCGTGAGAAGAGCATGCAGGACCGTCTCCGTCTCGGTCACTTCACCACTGTCAGGCACGGAGCGTCCTACACGGAGCAGTGGACGGACGGATACGCATTCCAGAACCTGATCAA GCAACAGGAGGGCATCAACCAGCAGAGGGAGGACATCGAGCGACAAAGGAAGCTGCTGGCCAAGAGGAAGCCTCCGAACCCTGCGTCTCCCTCCCTGTCGGTGGCCTCCACCTCTGAACCCAAGCAGCGCAAAACTAAGGTGGTCAATGGCAACGACTCGGACCCCTTCCTCAAGCCCTCCTTGCCCCAGCT ACTGACCCTCGCTGAGTACCACGAGCAGGAAGAGATCTTCAAGCTTCGCCTTGGACATCTGAAGAAG GAGGAAGCTGAGATCCAGGCTGAGCTGGAGCGGTTGGAGCGGGTGCGAAACCTTCACATTAGAGAGCTGAAGAGGATAAACAACGAGGACAGCTCAGC GTTTAAAGACCACCCTACGCTGAATGAGAGGTACCTGCTGCTGCACTTGCTGGGCAGGGGCGGCTTCAGTGAAGTCTATAAG GCTTTTGACCTGTTTGAGCAGCGCTACGCAGCTGTTAAAATCCACCAGCTCAACAAGAactggagagaggagaaaaaggagaaCTACCACAA GCATGCATGCAGGGAATACCGGATACACAAGCAGCTGGACCATCCCAGAATAGTCAAACTGTATGACTACTTCTCCCTGGATACTGACAC gtTCTGTACAGTTCTGGAGTTCTGCGAAGGCAACGACCTGGACTTCTACCTGAAGCAAAACAAGCTGATGTCAGAGAAGGAGGCACGCTCCATTGTCATGCAGATTGTCAGCGCCCTGCGCTACCTCAACGAAATCAAACCCCCCATCATCCACTACGACCTCAAACCTG GTAACATCCTGTTGGTGGACGGTACTGCGTGTGGAGAAATCAAAATCACAGACTTCGGCCTGTCTAAGATTATGGATGATGATAACTATGGCGTGGACGGGATGGACCTCACATCACAGGGAGCAGGCACCTACTG gtacCTTCCTCCAGAGTGTTTTGTGGTCGGGAAGGAGCCACCTAAAATCTCCAACAAGGTGGACGTCTGGTCTGTGGGAGTCATCTTCTTCCAGTGCCTCTACGGACGCAAG cCGTTTGGTCACAACCAGTCACAGCAGGATATTCTCCAGGAAAACACCATCCTCAAAGCTACAGAGGTCCAGTTCCCTGCTAAACCACAGGCCAGCACAGAGGccaag GCATTTATCCGGCGCTGTCTGGCCTACCGCAAGGAGGACCGGTTCGACGTTCACCAACTGTGCTCGGACTCCTACCTCCTCCCTCACATGAGACGCTCAAACTCCTCCGGCTCCCTGCAGCCCTCCGCCTCATCTCTTCCTACCTACTGA
- the LOC126408748 gene encoding serine/threonine-protein kinase tousled-like 1-B isoform X1 gives MSVQSNSGSGGGSLEATPSWSQLSSSPTISQQHITATAKSKEGPMEELHSLDPRRQELLEARFTGAVSGNTVGSTGSTSGGAKGLANESSNHSYGSLGSSSDKESENSDLKRGSSPAYSTPEKKHSETSRGRKRKADTYSESSQGKTSTRGPKISDYFDFQQGGNGSSPVRGLPSARRSPQNSHSAPGSIIRQNSSSPTSLSFGEHNPKASSSKCVQTELTGLKLAALESNKSLDLEKKEGRIDDLLRANCDLRRQIDEQQKLLEKYKERLNKCITMSKKLLIEKSTQEKQSCREKSMQDRLRLGHFTTVRHGASYTEQWTDGYAFQNLIKQQEGINQQREDIERQRKLLAKRKPPNPASPSLSVASTSEPKQRKTKVVNGNDSDPFLKPSLPQLLTLAEYHEQEEIFKLRLGHLKKEEAEIQAELERLERVRNLHIRELKRINNEDSSAFKDHPTLNERYLLLHLLGRGGFSEVYKAFDLFEQRYAAVKIHQLNKNWREEKKENYHKHACREYRIHKQLDHPRIVKLYDYFSLDTDTFCTVLEFCEGNDLDFYLKQNKLMSEKEARSIVMQIVSALRYLNEIKPPIIHYDLKPGNILLVDGTACGEIKITDFGLSKIMDDDNYGVDGMDLTSQGAGTYWYLPPECFVVGKEPPKISNKVDVWSVGVIFFQCLYGRKPFGHNQSQQDILQENTILKATEVQFPAKPQASTEAKAFIRRCLAYRKEDRFDVHQLCSDSYLLPHMRRSNSSGSLQPSASSLPTY, from the exons ATGAGTGTCCAAAGTAACAGTGGAAGTGGTGGTGGAAGTTTGGAGGCGACGCCATCTTGGTCGCAGCTCTCCTCGTCCCCAACGATTTCTCAACAACATATAACGGCGACCGCAAAGAGCAAGGAAG GCCCAATGGAGGAGCTGCACAGCCTGGACCCCAGGagacaggagctgctggaggcCAGGTTCACAGGGGCTGTCAGTGGCAACACAGTAGGCAGCACTGGGAGCACCAGCGGAGGTGCTAAG GGTCTGGCCAACGAGTCGTCTAACCACAGCTATGGCAGTCTGGGCTCATCTAGCGACAAGGAGTCAGAG AACTCTGATTTGAAAAGAGGGAGCTCCCCTGCCTACTCA ACCCCAGAGAAGAAGCACTCTGAGACGTCCAgagggaggaaaaggaaagctgATACCTATTCAGAGAGTAGTCAAG GGAAGACTTCCACACGCGGGCCCAAGATCAGCGACTACTTTGAT TTCCAGCAGGGTGGAAATGGTTCCAGTCCAGTCAGAGGACTCCCATCGGCTCGCCGCTCTCCACAGAACTCACACTCTGCCCCGGGCTCTATC ATCCGGCAGAACAGCTCCTCTCCTACGAGTCTGTCTTTTGGGGAACACAATCCTAAAGCTTCCTCCAGCAAGTGTGTCCAG ACGGAGCTGACAGGCTTGAAACTCGCTGCTCTGGAGAGCAACAAGAGTCTGgacctggaaaaaaaagaggggcGAATAGACGACCTGCTCAGG GCTAACTGTGACCTGCGGCGACAGATAGACGAACAGCAGAAACTCCTGGAAAAATACAAAGAGAGGCTCAATAAGTGCATCACCATGAGCAAGAAACTGCTTATAGAGAAG AGCACCCAGGAGAAGCAGTCGTGTCGTGAGAAGAGCATGCAGGACCGTCTCCGTCTCGGTCACTTCACCACTGTCAGGCACGGAGCGTCCTACACGGAGCAGTGGACGGACGGATACGCATTCCAGAACCTGATCAA GCAACAGGAGGGCATCAACCAGCAGAGGGAGGACATCGAGCGACAAAGGAAGCTGCTGGCCAAGAGGAAGCCTCCGAACCCTGCGTCTCCCTCCCTGTCGGTGGCCTCCACCTCTGAACCCAAGCAGCGCAAAACTAAGGTGGTCAATGGCAACGACTCGGACCCCTTCCTCAAGCCCTCCTTGCCCCAGCT ACTGACCCTCGCTGAGTACCACGAGCAGGAAGAGATCTTCAAGCTTCGCCTTGGACATCTGAAGAAG GAGGAAGCTGAGATCCAGGCTGAGCTGGAGCGGTTGGAGCGGGTGCGAAACCTTCACATTAGAGAGCTGAAGAGGATAAACAACGAGGACAGCTCAGC GTTTAAAGACCACCCTACGCTGAATGAGAGGTACCTGCTGCTGCACTTGCTGGGCAGGGGCGGCTTCAGTGAAGTCTATAAG GCTTTTGACCTGTTTGAGCAGCGCTACGCAGCTGTTAAAATCCACCAGCTCAACAAGAactggagagaggagaaaaaggagaaCTACCACAA GCATGCATGCAGGGAATACCGGATACACAAGCAGCTGGACCATCCCAGAATAGTCAAACTGTATGACTACTTCTCCCTGGATACTGACAC gtTCTGTACAGTTCTGGAGTTCTGCGAAGGCAACGACCTGGACTTCTACCTGAAGCAAAACAAGCTGATGTCAGAGAAGGAGGCACGCTCCATTGTCATGCAGATTGTCAGCGCCCTGCGCTACCTCAACGAAATCAAACCCCCCATCATCCACTACGACCTCAAACCTG GTAACATCCTGTTGGTGGACGGTACTGCGTGTGGAGAAATCAAAATCACAGACTTCGGCCTGTCTAAGATTATGGATGATGATAACTATGGCGTGGACGGGATGGACCTCACATCACAGGGAGCAGGCACCTACTG gtacCTTCCTCCAGAGTGTTTTGTGGTCGGGAAGGAGCCACCTAAAATCTCCAACAAGGTGGACGTCTGGTCTGTGGGAGTCATCTTCTTCCAGTGCCTCTACGGACGCAAG cCGTTTGGTCACAACCAGTCACAGCAGGATATTCTCCAGGAAAACACCATCCTCAAAGCTACAGAGGTCCAGTTCCCTGCTAAACCACAGGCCAGCACAGAGGccaag GCATTTATCCGGCGCTGTCTGGCCTACCGCAAGGAGGACCGGTTCGACGTTCACCAACTGTGCTCGGACTCCTACCTCCTCCCTCACATGAGACGCTCAAACTCCTCCGGCTCCCTGCAGCCCTCCGCCTCATCTCTTCCTACCTACTGA
- the LOC126408749 gene encoding Golgi reassembly-stacking protein 2-like codes for MGGAQSVEIPGGGSEGYHVLRVQENSPGHRAGLEPFFDFIVSINNTRLNKDNDTLKDLLKASVEKPVKMLVYSSKTLELRESTVTPSNLWGGQGLLGVSIRFCSFEGANENVWHVLEVEPNSPAALAGLRPHTDYIIGADTVMNESEDLFSLIESHEGKGLKLYVYNTDTDNCREVIITPNSAWGGEGSLGCGIGYGYLHRIPTRPFEEGKKISFPGNSPSEPVSPLKDGFTEVQLSAVTPPPTAPAVPTGLEDSLSGLSIGTAPLTVPSELQTGLPTVPLLPSSTSPALSPLTPLNPATTGFNPATTLPGLMPLPGGLPPLPNLPNLNLPLPDLSAVSRPGTLPIGAGVPSLAALPPLNIPGLAPLPPLPTMLPSQLPPLLPQGVVPILPTSAAAAPPASVTVTAAPVIEPAAPAPEPTVPTEAASTNATESPAPTETTLTS; via the exons ATGGGAGGTGCGCAGAGTGTGGAGATACCGGGAGGAGGCTCCGAGGGCTACCACGTCCTCCGG GTTCAGGAGAACTCGCCCGGACACCGAGCGGGACTGGAGCCTTTCTTTGACTTTATCGTCTCCATCAACAACACCAGACTG AACAAGGACAATGACACCTTGAAAGACTTGCTGAAAGCCAGTGTGGAAAAACCAGTTAAGATGCTGGTTTATTCCTCAAAGACCCTGGAGCTGAGGGAGTCTACTGTCACCCCGAGCAACCTGTGGGGGGGGCAGGGCTTGCTCGGCGTCTCCATTCGTTTCTGCAGCTTTGAAGGAGCCAATGAGAATGTTTGGCATGTGCTG GAAGTGGAGCCTAACTCCCCAGCAGCCCTTGCTGGCTTGCGGCCGCACACGGACTACATCATTGGAGCCGACACTGTTATGAACGAG TCAGAGGACCTCTTCTCTCTGATAGAGAGCCACGAGGGGAAAGGCCTGAAGCTCTACGTgtacaacacagacacagataacTGCAGAGAAGTGATCATCACGCCCAACAGTGCCTGGGGAGGAGAGGGCAG CCTTGGATGTGGGATTGGCTATGGATACCTCCACAGGATCCCCACTAGGCCTTTCGAGGAGGGGAAGAAGATCAGCTTCCCTGGAAACTCTCCCAGTGAGCCCGTCAGTCCGCTGAAGGATGGATTCACTGAg GTCCAGCTGTCAGCAGTGACCCCTCCTCCTACCGCACCTGCAGTCCCTACTGGCCTTGAAGATTCACTGTCAGGCCTGTCGATCGGCACAGCACCGCTCACCGTGCCCAGTGAGCTGCAGACAG GTTTGCCCACAGTCCCTCTGCTCCCCTCCTCCACCAGTCCCGCCCTCAGCCCTCTCACTCCACTGAATCCTGCCACCACTGGCTTCAACCCCGCCACCACGCTACCAG GTCTGATGCCCCTCCCAGGTGGCTTACCTCCGCTCCCTAACTTGCCCAACCTCAACCTGCCACTCCCAGATCTCAGCGCAGTGTCACGACCAGGCACCTTACCAATAGGAGCTGGAG TCCCATCTCTGGCCGCTCTCCCACCCCTCAACATCCCAGGTCTAGCCCCCTTACCCCCACTCCCCACCATGCTGCCCTCCCAGCTGCCACCACTCCTCCCTCAGGGAGTGGTCCCCATCCTGCCCACTTCCgccgctgctgctcctccagccTCGGTCACAGTCACAGCAGCGCCTGTGATCGAGCCCGCCGCCCCTGCCCCCGAGCCCACAGTCCCCACAGAAGCGGCCTCCACGAACGCCACGGAATCACCGGCCCCCACGGAAACAACACTAACGTCGTAA